The Chelonoidis abingdonii isolate Lonesome George chromosome 9, CheloAbing_2.0, whole genome shotgun sequence genome has a segment encoding these proteins:
- the HMOX2 gene encoding heme oxygenase 2, protein MPSDVTEASEGVDEAENVRYEETEEDDNVSPTDLSEMLKEGTKESHDRAENTQFVKDFLKGRIKKELFKLATVALYYTYSALEEEMDCNKDHPAFAPLYFPLELHRKEALAKDMEYFYGENWKEKIQCSEATRCYIDRIHHIGQYEPELLVAHAYTRYMGDLSGGQILKKVAQRALKLPSTGEGIQFYVFDNISNAQQFKQFYRARINALDLDKKAKERIVEEANKAFEFNMQVFDELDKIGALLTEEAQDGGLPVHDGKGDLRKCPYYATKLGKGDPGCPYHIGMAMLKQPTMQFVLAACIALAAGIATWYVMDGH, encoded by the exons ATGCCGTCTGATGTAACAGAAGCCTCTGAGGGGGTAGATGAGGCAGAGAATGTCCGCTATGAGGAAACAGAAGAGGATGACAATGTCAG TCCCACTGACCTCTCAGAGATGCTCAAGGAGGGGACCAAAGAGTCTCATGATCGTGCAGAGAACACTCAGTTCGTCAAAGACTTCTTGAAAGGACGGATCAAGAAGGAGCTCTTTAAG TTGGCTACTGTGGCACTTTACTATACGTACTCTGCCCTGGAAGAGGAAATGGACTGCAACAAGGACCATCCTGCATTTGCCCCTTTGTACTTCCCTCTAGAGCTTCATCGGAAAGAGGCATTGGCTAAAGACATGGAGTATTTCTACGGGGAAAACTGGAAAGAGAAGATTCAGTGTTCAGAGGCAACTAGGTGTTACATAGACAGAATCCATCATATTGGGCAGTATGAACCGGAGCTGCTGGTAGCCCATGCCTACACACGGTACATGGGGGACCTGTCTGGGGGCCAGATACTCAAGAAAGTAGCCCAGAGGGCCTTGAAGCTGCCCAGTACTGGGGAAGGGATCCAGTTCTATGTGTTTGACAATATTTCCAATGCACAGCAGTTCAAGCAGTTCTACAGGGCCAGGATAAATGCCCTGGACTTGGACAAGAAAGCCAAGGAAAGGATTGTGGAGGAAGCCAATAAGGCATTTGAATTCAACATGCAG GTATTTGATGAACTGGACAAAATTGGTGCATTGTTAACGGAAGAAGCCCAGGATGGAGGCCTGCCAGTACATGATGGAAAAGGAGACCTGCGCAAGTGCCCATACTATGCCACGAAACTAg GCAAGGGggaccctggctgcccctatCACATTGGCATGGCCATGCTGAAGCAGCCCACCATGCAGTTTGTCCTTGCAGCTTGCATTGCCTTGGCTgcaggcattgcaacctggtaTGTGATGGATGGACACTAG
- the CDIP1 gene encoding cell death-inducing p53-target protein 1: MSSDPPPPYPGGPSAPLLQEKNGPPTMSDGVSTAGVQPHGMPVPPSDFGPPPYEPPLQPGYIPAPVSADGSMPYTPHGYYPPPGPHPPMGYYPAAGHYPSPGGHTATVIVPSGAATTVTVLQGEIFQGSPVQTVCPHCQQAITTAITHEIGLMNFLLGFFCCFVGCDLGCCLIPCLIDDFKDVTHTCPNCKAYIYTYKRMC; encoded by the exons ATGTCCAGTGACCCGCCCCCACCCTACCCAGGGGGACCTTCTGCACCACTACTACAAGAGAAGAATGGCCCACCCACCATGTCAG ACGGAGTCTCCACTGCTGGAGTCCAGCCCCATGGGATGCCTGTGCCCCCTTCAGATTTTGGGCCACCCCCGTACGAGCCACCCCTGCAGCCAGGTTACATCCCTGCTCCCGTTTCTGCAGATGGCTCTATGCCCTACACGCCCCATG GTTATTATCcacccccaggacctcacccTCCCATGGGCTATTATCCGGCTGCGGGACATTACCCCTCTCCTGGTGGCCACACAGCAACTGTCATTGTACCGTCGGGGGCTGCAACCACCGTCACCGTGCTGCAGGGAGAAATATTCCAGGGCAGCCCCGTGCAGACAGTGTGTCCTCACTGCCAGCAGGCCATCACCACTGCGATCACACATGAGATAGGGCTCATGAACTTCCTCCTCGGCTTCTTCTGCTGCTTTGTTGG atGTGATCTGGGCTGCTGCTTGATTCCATGTTTAATAGATGACTTCAAGGATGTGACCCACACTTGTCCCAACTGCAAAGCCTACATCTACACATACAAGCGCATGTGCTAA